Proteins encoded together in one Amphritea japonica ATCC BAA-1530 window:
- a CDS encoding DUF2066 domain-containing protein, whose protein sequence is MPTAKQDDKPIMMRTLCNGMLVLILTGLCSLTQAATVSGLYIAELLVPEQQAQPADTQLQQGLKRVLVKVSGRSQVINKPAVVEALRRPAVLLSQFRYQSTQTPVAAGDGREVLGQLLLLEFDPVLIDQLLQSAGMQAIGHARPVMMVWLAAQRDNAARDFVAPESKLYTELAQLAKARGLPLDAPLLDLNDQTALNVSDLWGFFREPIEEASDRYKPEAILAGRLIQGKSGGWQTEWLLLKDGQARSFSPTGALSNQFQQVINESADFVLSSLGSSRFNYVETGLQLEVTNIDGVDDYLQLLDYLNQLPPVEAIRVSVVDADRVLFRVELQGGVQAMEQAVRLNPRMSPMPRIGGSTADPILAYRWQE, encoded by the coding sequence ATGCCGACGGCAAAACAGGACGATAAACCAATCATGATGCGTACACTTTGTAACGGCATGTTAGTGCTGATTCTAACAGGCTTATGCAGTCTGACACAGGCGGCTACTGTGAGTGGGTTGTATATTGCAGAGCTATTGGTGCCGGAACAGCAGGCTCAACCAGCCGATACACAGTTGCAACAGGGCTTAAAAAGAGTGCTGGTCAAGGTGTCTGGACGTAGCCAGGTGATTAATAAACCTGCAGTTGTTGAAGCGCTACGTCGTCCGGCAGTGCTATTAAGTCAGTTCCGTTATCAATCAACTCAAACCCCTGTAGCCGCTGGCGACGGTCGTGAAGTTTTAGGCCAGTTGTTGTTACTCGAATTCGATCCGGTGCTCATTGATCAACTACTGCAAAGTGCAGGGATGCAAGCTATCGGTCATGCCCGCCCAGTAATGATGGTCTGGCTGGCAGCTCAGCGAGATAATGCTGCAAGGGATTTTGTTGCCCCAGAAAGCAAGCTCTATACCGAACTGGCCCAGCTGGCTAAGGCGCGCGGTTTACCATTGGATGCACCACTGTTGGATCTTAATGACCAGACCGCGTTGAATGTCAGTGATTTGTGGGGGTTCTTCAGGGAGCCGATAGAAGAAGCATCGGACAGATATAAGCCGGAAGCGATTCTGGCAGGTCGCCTGATTCAAGGTAAGAGTGGCGGCTGGCAAACGGAATGGTTGTTACTCAAGGATGGTCAGGCCCGCTCATTCTCGCCGACGGGCGCTTTGTCAAATCAGTTCCAGCAGGTGATCAATGAATCGGCTGATTTTGTTTTATCTTCATTAGGTTCATCCCGGTTTAACTATGTTGAAACAGGGTTGCAACTTGAGGTTACTAATATTGATGGCGTCGATGACTATCTTCAGTTGCTGGATTACCTGAATCAGTTACCACCAGTTGAAGCGATCAGAGTGAGTGTTGTAGATGCGGACCGGGTGCTTTTCCGGGTAGAACTGCAGGGGGGCGTGCAGGCGATGGAGCAGGCTGTTCGACTGAACCCCAGGATGTCACCGATGCCTCGTATCGGCGGTAGCACTGCTGATCCGATACTTGCTTATCGCTGGCAGGAATAG
- a CDS encoding AI-2E family transporter gives MSDSQRWFFLIFVLVSGFLIYLLQPILSPFLIAALLAYLADPMADKLELKGLSRTLAVVVVFLVMTTVMLLLVVWLLPKLGHQIQVMIKLVPAVFTMAQTVWIPWLETNTGVSLTGFDLESIKLLMTGHWQQTGGLVKDLFSSVSQSGMALAAWVANIVLIPVVMFYLLRDWDLMMERIGHLLPRNIEQKVKLWAQECDEVLGAFIKGQLLVMLALGIIYSLGLWSVGLDLALLVGMLAGLASIVPYMGFIVGIVAAAVAAMLQFNDLTMLAWVGAVFAVGQALEGMVLTPLLVGDRIGLHPVAVIFAIMAGGQLFGFVGILIALPVAAVIMVLLRHLHQGYKSSKLYDC, from the coding sequence ATGAGTGATTCACAGCGCTGGTTTTTTCTAATATTTGTACTGGTTTCAGGTTTTTTAATCTACCTGCTACAACCGATTCTATCGCCATTTTTGATTGCTGCTTTGCTTGCCTATCTGGCGGACCCTATGGCGGATAAGCTGGAATTGAAAGGGTTAAGCCGCACCCTGGCTGTAGTTGTTGTTTTTTTGGTGATGACCACAGTGATGCTGTTATTAGTGGTTTGGTTATTGCCGAAGCTTGGGCATCAGATTCAGGTGATGATTAAACTGGTGCCGGCAGTTTTCACTATGGCTCAAACGGTCTGGATTCCCTGGCTTGAAACTAATACAGGTGTTTCGCTGACAGGCTTTGATCTGGAAAGCATTAAGTTATTAATGACGGGTCATTGGCAACAGACAGGAGGCCTGGTGAAAGATCTTTTTAGCAGCGTGTCTCAGTCAGGCATGGCGCTGGCGGCCTGGGTTGCTAATATAGTGTTGATCCCCGTCGTTATGTTTTACCTGTTGAGAGACTGGGACCTGATGATGGAGCGGATCGGCCACCTGCTTCCCCGTAACATCGAACAAAAGGTTAAGCTTTGGGCGCAAGAGTGTGATGAGGTGTTGGGTGCCTTTATAAAAGGGCAGCTCTTAGTCATGCTAGCGCTGGGTATTATTTATTCACTTGGGTTGTGGTCAGTCGGGCTGGATCTGGCGCTGCTGGTTGGTATGCTGGCAGGGTTGGCAAGCATCGTGCCTTATATGGGCTTTATTGTCGGTATTGTTGCGGCGGCTGTTGCTGCTATGCTGCAGTTTAATGATCTGACAATGCTGGCCTGGGTTGGAGCTGTATTTGCAGTGGGGCAGGCGTTGGAAGGGATGGTACTGACACCCTTGTTGGTAGGGGATCGTATCGGACTTCATCCGGTTGCTGTAATTTTTGCAATAATGGCAGGAGGGCAACTGTTTGGTTTTGTGGGGATTTTGATTGCACTTCCCGTAGCGGCGGTTATTATGGTGCTCCTTCGTCACCTGCATCAGGGATATAAAAGCAGTAAGTTGTATGATTGCTGA
- the hda gene encoding DnaA regulatory inactivator Hda: MSSPKPFQIPLGITLRDDARFENFLSQGNELLCNTLDQAAHGEGEQFLYIWGNHDSGCSHLLQAVCHASDPAGRTAVYLPLDELIDMGPGVLDGMEHLDLVCLDNIQTIVGNKLWEEGVFHFFNRIRAENNRLLVAADRAPRQLGLNLADLASRLSWGMVFQVHNLDDEGKVRVLQIRAQARGFAISDEVARFLMHRSSRSMADLFDLLDKLDSASLSAKRKVTIPFVKQVLDL; encoded by the coding sequence ATGAGTAGTCCAAAACCCTTTCAGATTCCCCTGGGTATCACTCTGCGGGATGATGCCCGTTTTGAAAACTTCCTCAGCCAGGGGAATGAATTACTGTGTAATACTCTGGACCAGGCGGCCCATGGAGAGGGTGAGCAGTTCCTCTATATATGGGGTAATCACGACAGTGGTTGCTCTCATCTGTTACAGGCGGTCTGTCATGCCTCCGACCCTGCGGGCCGCACAGCGGTGTACCTGCCGTTGGATGAATTGATTGATATGGGGCCGGGTGTTCTGGATGGTATGGAACACCTTGATCTGGTCTGCCTGGACAACATTCAAACCATTGTCGGCAACAAGCTCTGGGAAGAGGGTGTATTCCATTTCTTTAACCGGATACGGGCAGAAAATAATCGACTCTTGGTGGCGGCAGATCGGGCGCCACGTCAACTGGGGCTTAATCTCGCAGACCTTGCTTCCCGGCTAAGCTGGGGTATGGTGTTTCAGGTTCACAATCTGGATGATGAAGGTAAAGTGCGGGTGCTACAGATACGTGCACAGGCGCGGGGTTTTGCCATCAGTGATGAGGTGGCCCGTTTTCTAATGCACCGCTCTAGTCGCAGTATGGCTGACCTGTTTGATCTGTTAGATAAACTGGATTCAGCCTCTTTAAGTGCTAAGCGCAAAGTAACAATTCCTTTTGTGAAACAGGTTCTGGATCTGTAA
- a CDS encoding TIGR01621 family pseudouridine synthase — MSAYKLLVRKDDYLIINKAPGVSVHRDQSETGLLEQIRADLGCAPLYLVHRLDKMTSGILLLACNAEAASYLSRQFQERQVNKYYLALSDQKPRKKQGLIKGDMERTRRGSWKLSTTTHNPAITRFFSCSVEPGLRLFLLKPLTGKTHQLRVALKSIGAAIIGDDRYHGVSAEPMDRGYLHAWSLAFEWQGERCEYLCDPDVGELYQRASVKQQLLCWQPPGEQPWPKP, encoded by the coding sequence ATGTCAGCATACAAGTTGTTAGTACGCAAAGACGATTATTTGATTATTAACAAAGCTCCGGGTGTGTCTGTGCACCGTGATCAGTCCGAGACAGGCCTGTTAGAGCAGATCCGTGCGGATCTCGGTTGTGCTCCACTGTATCTGGTCCACCGTCTGGACAAAATGACGTCTGGGATACTGCTGCTGGCCTGTAATGCTGAAGCGGCTTCCTATCTGTCCCGGCAGTTTCAGGAACGACAGGTGAATAAATACTATCTCGCTCTGTCCGATCAGAAGCCGCGCAAGAAACAAGGACTAATTAAAGGGGATATGGAGCGCACCCGTCGGGGCAGTTGGAAGTTAAGTACGACCACTCATAATCCCGCGATTACCCGTTTTTTTAGTTGTTCTGTAGAGCCAGGGTTGAGGCTTTTCCTGCTTAAGCCGCTGACGGGTAAAACACACCAGCTGCGGGTTGCTTTAAAAAGTATCGGCGCGGCTATTATTGGTGATGACCGCTACCATGGGGTTTCAGCGGAGCCTATGGATCGCGGCTATCTGCATGCCTGGTCGCTGGCCTTTGAGTGGCAGGGTGAGCGTTGTGAGTATCTTTGTGACCCGGATGTCGGTGAGCTATATCAGCGTGCATCAGTTAAGCAGCAGCTATTATGCTGGCAACCGCCAGGTGAGCAGCCCTGGCCAAAACCTTAA
- the tcdA gene encoding tRNA cyclic N6-threonylcarbamoyladenosine(37) synthase TcdA encodes MSDSFQQRFGGTQRLYGVEAVELFRQSNICVIGIGGVGSWAAEALTRSAIGQITLIDLDDICITNTNRQIHALEGTVGEPKVEVMAERIRQINPECQVNVIDDFITLDNIPELIGKQFSYVVDCIDSVNEKAALIAHCKRSKIPVITVGGAGGQSDPTQISIVDLSKTNHDPLAAKTRSLLRRFYNFSKSGRRFAVDCVYSTEQLVYPQPDGSVCQLKSTEDGNTRLDCSGGFGASTCVTATFGFVAVSRVLQKMLERAAREKKAAKKD; translated from the coding sequence ATGTCTGACTCTTTTCAACAACGATTTGGGGGCACTCAACGGCTTTATGGTGTGGAAGCTGTAGAGCTGTTCCGTCAGTCTAATATCTGTGTGATCGGCATCGGGGGCGTTGGTTCCTGGGCAGCGGAAGCTCTGACGAGGTCGGCTATAGGGCAGATTACATTGATCGATCTTGACGACATCTGTATCACTAATACCAACCGTCAGATTCATGCGCTGGAAGGTACGGTGGGTGAGCCGAAAGTTGAGGTGATGGCCGAGCGAATTCGACAGATAAATCCAGAGTGTCAGGTCAATGTGATTGATGATTTTATTACGCTGGATAATATTCCCGAACTGATCGGCAAGCAGTTCAGTTATGTTGTTGATTGTATCGATAGTGTCAACGAGAAGGCAGCACTGATAGCTCACTGTAAGCGCAGTAAAATTCCTGTGATTACCGTAGGTGGTGCGGGTGGGCAATCAGATCCTACGCAGATCTCTATCGTCGATTTGAGTAAAACGAATCATGACCCCCTGGCCGCTAAAACCCGCTCCTTGCTACGTCGCTTCTATAATTTCAGTAAAAGTGGTCGCCGCTTTGCGGTGGACTGCGTCTATTCCACCGAGCAGTTGGTATATCCCCAGCCAGATGGCAGTGTCTGTCAGTTAAAATCGACAGAGGATGGCAATACCCGTCTTGATTGCAGTGGTGGCTTTGGTGCTTCTACCTGCGTAACCGCTACGTTTGGCTTTGTTGCAGTGTCTCGAGTACTACAAAAGATGCTGGAACGGGCCGCCCGCGAGAAGAAGGCCGCTAAGAAGGACTGA
- a CDS encoding sensor domain-containing diguanylate cyclase, translating into MSSIFSNGFYKAVFDACSDAIYVIEPQSSKIVDANTRAWLDLGMSREQLLEHSVVTLQNDVENEEHWEMIAAEIIKADPFTFIGRHCHQDGTFFPVEVYTSVVEFEGRQLFISIARNLDLTTSQREEFRTKDARLTYALNEAADGLWDWNVTTGEVFFSPQLKRMLGYLPHEMTPTLETWADSIHESDKTRVLDSLDSHLNGHADSYKAEYQIRSRSGDYIWVRDRGRVCQRNEAGEAVRVVGMCHDITHSKGLEEQLREQASHDDLTGLLNRRAGYIHFKQQLSYAQRYQQQLTVCLIDLDHFKSVNDNYGHLVGDAVLAHFVGLMRHTLRKSDSLMRWGGEEFLLLLPNTDSESAIKRINKLKDEIKENPVTLEGGELSYTFSAGLAGYPGHSQTFDGLIKCADDALYRAKESGRNLILISEDNRNVE; encoded by the coding sequence ATGTCTTCTATATTTTCAAATGGATTCTATAAGGCTGTTTTTGACGCCTGCAGTGATGCTATCTACGTGATAGAGCCGCAAAGCTCGAAGATTGTAGATGCGAATACCAGGGCGTGGCTCGATCTGGGGATGAGTCGTGAGCAACTGCTGGAGCATAGCGTTGTTACCCTGCAGAATGATGTTGAAAATGAAGAACACTGGGAAATGATCGCAGCTGAGATTATAAAAGCTGATCCTTTTACTTTTATTGGGCGTCACTGTCATCAGGACGGTACGTTTTTCCCGGTTGAAGTCTATACCAGTGTGGTCGAATTTGAAGGTCGACAGCTCTTTATCTCTATTGCACGTAATCTTGATCTGACCACCTCTCAGAGAGAGGAGTTCCGTACAAAAGATGCCCGATTAACCTATGCGTTGAATGAGGCGGCAGATGGTCTTTGGGACTGGAATGTGACAACCGGAGAGGTTTTTTTCTCACCTCAGCTTAAACGGATGCTGGGATATCTGCCCCATGAGATGACGCCTACTCTGGAAACCTGGGCGGATTCCATTCATGAGTCAGATAAGACGCGTGTACTGGACAGTCTAGATAGCCACTTGAATGGTCATGCTGATAGTTACAAAGCAGAATATCAGATTCGGAGTCGCTCAGGAGACTACATCTGGGTGCGGGACCGTGGCCGGGTGTGTCAGCGAAATGAAGCGGGTGAGGCGGTACGCGTTGTCGGTATGTGTCACGACATAACTCACAGTAAAGGCCTTGAAGAGCAGTTGCGTGAACAGGCCAGTCACGATGATCTGACCGGTTTGCTGAATCGGCGAGCCGGCTATATCCATTTTAAGCAACAACTCAGTTATGCGCAGCGTTATCAGCAGCAACTGACGGTTTGTCTTATCGATCTGGATCATTTCAAATCGGTTAACGATAACTATGGGCACCTTGTCGGTGATGCGGTGTTAGCGCATTTCGTTGGCCTCATGCGCCATACTCTGCGCAAGTCAGATTCGCTTATGCGCTGGGGCGGGGAAGAGTTCTTACTGTTATTGCCGAATACCGATTCTGAAAGTGCAATCAAGCGGATCAACAAGCTTAAAGATGAAATTAAGGAAAACCCGGTTACATTAGAAGGTGGGGAACTGAGCTATACCTTCAGTGCCGGTCTGGCAGGCTATCCGGGTCACTCTCAGACATTTGATGGGCTGATTAAGTGTGCTGATGATGCGTTGTACCGTGCCAAAGAATCAGGCCGTAACCTCATCTTGATCAGTGAAGATAATCGTAACGTTGAGTAA
- a CDS encoding SufS family cysteine desulfurase encodes MDQLGTIRKQFPALHQTVNGHPLVYLDNAATSQKPEAVIRAVETFYRTQNANVHRGAHQLSDQATGAFEAARSSVRRFINAASDEEIIWTRGTTEGINLIAQSYARPLLKAGDEILLTELEHHANIVPWQVVAEQTGAKIRVVPITENGDLNLPEFSALLSNKTRIVSLTHISNALGTINPVAGLVRQAHEAGAVVVIDGAQAAPHLEIDVQRLGCDFYLFSGHKLFAPTGIGVLYGRKALLEAMPPWQGGGEMIKKVSFSGTTYNKLPFKFEAGTPNISGALGLAEAIRFLSNLDRKALARHERALMSKAIELCSSIPGFTRISSPTACASILSFQLNSHHQQDVGLMLDQQGIAVRTGHHCAMPLMERLELPGTVRASFCFYNTFDDVERFAKALQQIAAGGTFSRAETVSDQAVFDNSPFGRDIDDQEILKRLTTMGSWNDRYREIMLLGKKLPTFTAAMKTEQSRISGCESDAWLQVTRDKQGALWFAADSDARIIRGLIALVLAAFNGQQPANILSYDVERYFTQLQLTRHLSPSRGNGLKAIINAIKEIARKQAGNEI; translated from the coding sequence GTGGATCAACTTGGCACCATCAGAAAGCAGTTTCCTGCACTACACCAAACGGTAAACGGTCACCCTCTGGTATACCTGGATAATGCGGCCACCAGTCAGAAGCCGGAAGCGGTCATCCGCGCAGTTGAAACCTTTTATCGGACGCAGAATGCTAATGTCCATCGTGGGGCACACCAGCTGAGCGATCAGGCAACCGGCGCCTTTGAGGCTGCCCGGTCGAGCGTTCGTCGTTTCATCAACGCAGCCAGCGATGAAGAAATCATCTGGACGCGGGGTACCACTGAAGGGATCAACCTGATCGCGCAGAGCTACGCCCGACCACTTCTGAAGGCCGGTGATGAAATACTGTTAACCGAATTAGAGCACCACGCCAATATTGTTCCATGGCAGGTGGTTGCCGAGCAGACCGGCGCTAAGATCCGGGTCGTCCCGATCACTGAAAACGGTGACCTCAATCTGCCTGAATTCAGCGCCCTGCTCAGCAACAAAACCCGAATTGTCAGCCTGACACATATCTCCAATGCGCTGGGCACGATCAATCCGGTTGCCGGATTAGTCAGACAGGCCCATGAGGCCGGTGCCGTCGTCGTGATTGATGGCGCTCAGGCAGCTCCCCATCTGGAAATTGACGTTCAGCGGCTGGGCTGTGATTTCTACCTATTTTCTGGCCACAAACTCTTTGCACCCACAGGTATAGGCGTTCTCTACGGACGCAAAGCCTTACTGGAGGCCATGCCACCCTGGCAGGGCGGGGGCGAGATGATAAAAAAAGTCTCTTTCAGCGGCACAACCTACAACAAACTGCCTTTTAAATTTGAAGCAGGCACGCCTAATATTAGTGGCGCTTTGGGTCTGGCCGAAGCAATTCGCTTTCTTAGTAATCTGGACCGTAAAGCCCTGGCACGCCACGAACGGGCACTAATGAGTAAAGCCATTGAGCTTTGTAGCAGCATTCCAGGCTTTACCCGTATCAGCAGCCCAACCGCCTGCGCATCAATTCTCTCTTTTCAGTTAAACAGCCATCATCAACAAGATGTAGGGCTGATGCTGGATCAGCAAGGCATCGCAGTTCGCACCGGCCATCACTGTGCGATGCCACTGATGGAGCGACTCGAGCTCCCGGGCACAGTGCGGGCCTCATTCTGCTTCTATAACACCTTCGATGATGTTGAGCGCTTTGCCAAAGCACTGCAACAGATCGCTGCGGGAGGGACATTCAGCCGGGCAGAAACCGTTTCTGATCAGGCCGTGTTTGATAATTCACCCTTTGGCCGGGATATTGACGATCAGGAAATTCTTAAACGCCTTACCACCATGGGCAGCTGGAATGATCGATATCGGGAAATCATGTTATTAGGCAAGAAACTGCCGACTTTTACCGCGGCGATGAAGACAGAACAAAGTCGTATTAGCGGTTGCGAAAGTGATGCCTGGCTTCAAGTCACTCGGGATAAACAAGGCGCACTATGGTTTGCGGCTGACTCCGACGCTCGAATCATTCGCGGTTTGATCGCTCTGGTATTGGCTGCCTTCAATGGCCAGCAACCAGCGAACATACTGAGTTATGATGTTGAACGCTATTTTACTCAGCTACAGCTCACCCGACACTTAAGCCCCTCGCGAGGTAACGGCTTAAAAGCGATCATTAATGCCATTAAAGAGATCGCCAGAAAGCAGGCAGGTAACGAAATCTAG
- a CDS encoding DUF2069 domain-containing protein: MQATLAKKVAISRAATLFSYFGLLFLLTAWHLVIAPPATANPYIIWAFQAVPLMMFFPVILNKNLRGHIWLCFFITVYFMHSVTIAMSSHSSAYLALIETLLVTSLFTGAMMYARWKSKLNKLEQGQA, encoded by the coding sequence ATGCAGGCAACACTCGCAAAAAAAGTCGCTATTAGCCGGGCAGCAACCCTGTTTAGCTATTTCGGTCTGTTATTTCTGCTAACGGCCTGGCACTTAGTGATCGCACCACCCGCAACGGCTAACCCTTATATCATCTGGGCTTTTCAGGCGGTGCCGCTGATGATGTTTTTCCCGGTAATTTTAAATAAGAACCTGCGCGGTCATATCTGGCTCTGCTTTTTCATCACGGTCTACTTTATGCATTCGGTTACTATTGCCATGTCGTCTCACAGCAGCGCTTATCTGGCACTAATAGAAACCCTGCTGGTAACATCACTTTTCACCGGCGCCATGATGTACGCTCGCTGGAAAAGCAAGCTTAATAAACTTGAACAGGGTCAGGCATAG
- the wrbA gene encoding NAD(P)H:quinone oxidoreductase yields MASSYVLVLYYSRHGATRSMANQIARGIEQSGTEARLRTVPAISANCEASEESIPANGDLYCTEQDLANCSGLALGSPTRFGNMAAPLKYFIDSTSSLWLSGALIDKPAAVFSSSSSLHGGQETTLLSMMLPLLHHGMVLCGLPYSEAGLISTRSGGTPYGATHVAGQDSNLPLDDTESSLCLAQGKRLGHLAHQLQA; encoded by the coding sequence GTGGCCAGCAGCTATGTTCTGGTACTCTACTACAGCCGCCATGGCGCAACCCGTAGTATGGCAAATCAGATAGCGCGCGGCATCGAACAGAGCGGTACCGAAGCCCGCTTGCGAACGGTTCCGGCCATTTCTGCCAACTGCGAAGCCAGTGAAGAAAGTATCCCTGCCAACGGTGATCTGTACTGCACCGAGCAGGATCTTGCTAACTGCTCAGGACTGGCTTTGGGGAGTCCGACCCGTTTCGGCAATATGGCGGCACCGCTTAAGTATTTTATCGATTCCACCAGCAGCCTCTGGCTCAGTGGTGCATTGATCGATAAGCCGGCCGCCGTATTCAGTTCCAGCTCCAGCCTCCATGGAGGACAGGAAACAACGTTACTGAGTATGATGTTACCTTTACTCCACCACGGTATGGTACTTTGCGGCCTGCCTTACAGTGAAGCGGGACTGATCAGCACCCGCAGCGGCGGAACGCCCTATGGCGCAACTCATGTGGCAGGCCAGGATAGCAACCTGCCACTGGATGACACAGAGTCAAGCCTTTGTCTGGCACAAGGTAAACGCCTTGGCCATCTGGCACATCAATTACAAGCATAA
- the arsC gene encoding arsenate reductase (glutaredoxin) (This arsenate reductase requires both glutathione and glutaredoxin to convert arsenate to arsenite, after which the efflux transporter formed by ArsA and ArsB can extrude the arsenite from the cell, providing resistance.): protein MSVEIYHNPRCSKSRTTLALLEEQNITPDVRLYLENPPTAAELTEIITQLGISPRALLRKGEAEYKENNLADSSLSDSQIITLMTEFPRLIERPIVITNGKARIGRPPESVLEIL from the coding sequence ATGTCTGTTGAAATCTATCATAACCCACGCTGTTCCAAATCCCGTACCACGCTTGCTTTACTGGAAGAGCAGAATATCACGCCGGACGTACGGCTCTACCTGGAAAACCCACCAACGGCTGCTGAGCTCACCGAAATCATTACTCAACTGGGCATTTCCCCTCGCGCACTACTGCGCAAGGGCGAAGCGGAATACAAAGAAAATAACTTGGCAGATAGCAGTCTGAGTGATTCTCAGATTATTACATTAATGACCGAGTTCCCCCGGTTGATAGAACGCCCAATTGTTATCACCAACGGCAAAGCCCGTATCGGTCGCCCACCGGAATCTGTACTGGAGATTCTGTAA
- a CDS encoding virulence factor BrkB family protein, translated as MGNHLLSFRGIWNFILYLGRQFVHNQGILNASALTYTTLFAVVPLMTVSYAMLAAIPSFQGAGEQLQGLIFDNFVPATGAVVQEYLKNFAAQASKLTAVGLVFLFITSIMMMKNIEGAFNRIWRVSEPRKGMSSFLLYWAVLSLGPLLIGVGLLVSSYIASLSLFTSATELVGRARLLSALPLVMSASAFTLLYAAVPNCKVPLRNAVIGGLVVAILFETAKRGFALFVTQFPSYELIYGAFAAVPLFLVWIFISWTIILLGAELSRALTVYRDHRRGKLLSHLHTLVAVLQRLWQAQQQGEVLSDRQLLQQVEGLEQNEWDSYSQLLLNASVMSRTDRGGYILARDMGNFTLEQLNQLLPWPMPEPSPVESMAGWQRQLDQRLESLSQVRQQQLDLTLEALFVSKIVQGAEQAVPGDQNDSGNKREES; from the coding sequence ATGGGCAATCATCTGCTTTCGTTTAGAGGAATATGGAATTTTATTCTCTATCTGGGTCGCCAGTTTGTTCATAATCAGGGGATACTTAACGCCTCAGCACTGACTTATACAACGCTGTTTGCCGTGGTTCCGTTGATGACGGTTTCGTATGCGATGCTGGCCGCGATTCCTTCGTTTCAGGGGGCGGGCGAGCAACTTCAGGGGCTTATCTTTGATAATTTTGTGCCTGCGACTGGCGCGGTCGTGCAGGAGTATCTGAAAAATTTTGCGGCGCAGGCCAGTAAACTGACAGCGGTGGGTCTGGTCTTTCTGTTTATCACATCGATTATGATGATGAAAAATATTGAGGGCGCGTTTAACCGTATCTGGCGGGTTAGTGAACCACGCAAAGGGATGTCCAGCTTTCTTCTCTATTGGGCAGTCTTGAGCCTCGGTCCGCTATTAATCGGCGTTGGGTTGCTGGTGAGCTCCTATATAGCCTCGCTATCCTTGTTTACCAGTGCGACAGAGCTGGTGGGCAGGGCGCGACTATTGTCGGCTTTACCGCTGGTGATGTCGGCTTCAGCTTTTACGTTACTTTATGCTGCCGTACCAAATTGTAAGGTGCCGCTCCGCAATGCTGTTATTGGTGGATTGGTTGTTGCCATTCTGTTTGAAACGGCTAAACGGGGTTTTGCGCTATTTGTAACGCAGTTTCCATCCTATGAGCTTATTTATGGCGCATTCGCAGCCGTGCCTCTGTTTCTTGTGTGGATCTTTATCTCCTGGACGATTATTTTGTTGGGGGCAGAGTTGAGCCGGGCATTGACGGTCTATCGTGATCATCGCCGGGGCAAACTACTATCCCATCTGCACACGCTGGTGGCGGTGTTGCAGCGACTGTGGCAGGCGCAGCAACAGGGTGAGGTTTTGTCAGACAGGCAGCTACTACAGCAGGTGGAAGGGTTAGAGCAGAACGAATGGGACAGTTACAGCCAGCTTCTGCTCAACGCTTCAGTGATGAGTAGAACTGATCGTGGAGGCTATATTCTGGCCCGTGATATGGGCAATTTCACCCTGGAACAGCTGAATCAATTATTGCCCTGGCCGATGCCAGAGCCTTCGCCGGTAGAGTCGATGGCTGGCTGGCAACGACAGTTAGACCAGCGATTAGAGAGTCTGAGCCAGGTGCGCCAACAGCAGCTCGATCTGACCCTCGAAGCGCTGTTTGTTTCGAAGATCGTCCAGGGGGCAGAACAGGCGGTCCCGGGAGATCAGAATGATAGTGGGAATAAGCGAGAGGAGTCTTAA
- a CDS encoding acylphosphatase: protein MMQCLHAFVSGRVQGVWFRQSTVETAVAHGLNGWVRNLDDGRVELMAKGNEHGLLQLEAWLSIGPKLATVAEVKSERLENTEEFDGFVII from the coding sequence ATGATGCAGTGTTTGCATGCTTTTGTCAGTGGCCGTGTGCAGGGAGTCTGGTTTCGTCAGTCAACGGTAGAAACGGCCGTGGCGCATGGCTTGAATGGTTGGGTGCGTAATCTTGATGACGGACGGGTTGAGCTGATGGCGAAAGGTAATGAACATGGTTTGTTGCAACTTGAAGCCTGGCTCAGTATCGGGCCTAAACTGGCGACCGTCGCTGAGGTGAAAAGCGAGCGGCTTGAAAACACTGAAGAGTTTGATGGCTTTGTGATTATCTAA